CCCAAACAGCAAAAATTCTCCAAAGATTATCTCTGTCAAAAGGTTCTCTTACTTCTGCAATTTCCATGTAGAGTCTTTTCCAACGAACAATGTCGTAAATAGTTTCTGCTACAAATTTTCTGTCATTGCTTCCCCAACGCTTATCTTTCTTTAAAGCTCTTGCTACAACCTTATCGGCATATTCTCCTTCATTAAAAATAGCATGGAGCGAATCAATGGTCGTATAAACTAAATTTCTGTGTAATCTCATTTTATGTAATTGAGGGGCAAAGGTATCATATTTTTTGCTTGTTTGCCAACAGACATGACTACAATGAAAAAGGCGGTCTGAAAATGACCGCCTTTCTTAAAAATTATATTTTGTTTTAGCCTCTGGAACCGCCGCCTCTTGAGCCTGAATTGCCTCTTGAACCGCCACCGTCATTACCTCTTGACTGTTGTGGAGCACTTTGTCTTGGAGCGGAATTCCCTCTGCTGATGTTTGCGTTGGAAGGAGCACTGCTTCTTGTAGATGATTCAACTCTTGGAGTACTGGCTCTGTTAGGTGTTTCATAACTTCTTGTTGGCGTATTTCGTGTATTTTCTACTCTGGTAGGAGTCTCAATACGGCTGCTTGTAGTTCTTGTAGAATTTGCCCTAACCGTTGTTCCTTCAGAACGTGTTGTGTTTCTTGTGGAAGAAGTAAAGCCACGGTCAGGAGTTCTGGTTCCGGTTGTTCTGGTTTCAGTTATTGTAGGGTCAGAACTTCTATTTGCCGTTACTGAATTTCGTGTTCCTGTAGTTGTGCTTCGGGTTACATTTGAATTTCTGGAACCTGTTGTAGCAGATTGATTTCTTGTTGAACCGCCTCTTGTTTGAACCAATTCATATCGATTGCTGACGTTGTTGTTTCTTTGTGCAAATGACCTGTCAGGATGTTGTCTTTCGTATCCGTTTGAACGTCTTGTGTTATACATTGCCACAGCTCTTGAGCTTCTTCTCGTATTTACATAATAGTAGTTGTTATGCACATTGATATGATTGTGGACATGTCTGTGGTATCTGTAAATAGGATACGGATTCCAGGTATAGTAGTAAGATGGATAGTAACTCCAGTACCATGGAGAGTAATAAGGTCTGTAATAGTTAGTCCAGAAAACATTGAATATTACAGGTCTTGTTACATATACGGGTTCATAGATGTAGTTGGTACCATACATATAAACATCACCTACTACCTGAACCTGCACGTTGTTATTGCTGTCTCGCTCCACTTCAATTGTTGCAACGTCCTGATAGATATCACGTTCCAAAACAGATTGGATGATAATCAGGTGGGTATTGTTTTCTACAGTTTCGATAACCCGTAGATAGTCTACTTTATTATCACCATTCAGGTCAAGATTCGAAATCTGCGTTTTAGGGTCGTTTAACCTTCTTTCAAAGTCTGCCAAATCCTGTGAGTCTCCAAAGATGGAAGCTACGGCTCTAAGGTCGAGGTTGTCACTGATATCACTGCTGTTGGCTGTGACGGTCGTCCTGTCTTGTGCCTGGATTTGTGTCGCAAATAAAAATGCGAATAGGGCAGATGTTATAAATTTTGCTTTCATGATTTCTACTTATTTTAAGTGTTCTTGACTGATAATTTTTTCTTTACAAGCTATTATCCAATATCCGTGCCAAGATTTTACACTACGCTTAGTAGAGTTTAAGAAACCCAGTAGGAGTGAGGCCTGAACTCTTCTTAAATAATTTCGAAAAGTAAGCATAGTCATCATAACCTAAAGATTCGGCTATAGCCGAAAAATTATTTTTGGTATGTAAAAATCGTCTTTTTGCTTCCAGTATAATCCTGTCCGTGATAACTTCAGATGCTGTTTTTCCAATTATAGTTTTTGTAATCCGATTTAGGTGTTTGGGACTGATGTTCATCCAGTCTGCATATTGTGAAGGTGATTTTTCTGTGATGTAATTTTTTTCAATCAGGTCTTCAAATTGCTGGAATTTCTCAGAATAGGCACCAGATTTTATGATTTTTGGAGCATTTTCTATCAGATATAACCGCGACAGTTCAATATAAATAATGTCGATATAGCTTATAATAAGCTGTTGCTGAAAATTTTTGGCACTTTCGTATTCATCCAAAAGTTTCCGGAATAAGTGTTCTGTTTTTTTGCTGTTTTCACTGTCTAAAGCCAGAAAAGGCGTATTCTGGATGGAATAGAAAAAAGGAAACTGATGCAGTCTGTTGTGGGAATAATGCAAATCGTAAAAATTAGCCGTGTGTGAAAAAATATAACCGTCAATATCTTCAGAAAGTTCCCAGTGGTGCGTTTTTCCGGGAGCAAGAACAAATAGGCTTCCGGGTTTGATTTCATAAGAATTAAAATCAATTTCATGCCTTCCGGAACCTTTCGTAAATAGAATTGTCAGATAGGAATTGTGTTTGTGAGGACGGGTTATTTTGCTGTGATTCTCCGCTATATGTGGAGGAATCCTGTTGACATAAAAATCCTTTTGGCCTTCGCCTAATTTTAACTGACTGATGTCTAAAACGCTAATCATTTCCATAGCATAAAGGTAGGAGAAAAAATTTTAAAATGTCCTAATAATACAAATTTTAGCGTAATTAGCCTATTGTTGGAGGGTGTTTTGTTTCGGAACTTTGTCCTAATAAAACAATAGAGTTATGTCATTCTTAAAAAATGTAATTCAGAATAAGTGTCCTCACTGTGGAAAAGGAAAAGTATTTAAAACAAACGGCAATCCATTTTTATTCCAGATGCCCGAAATGCACCCGGAATGTTCAGAATGCGGACATAAGTTTGTAAAAGAACCCGGTTTTTTCTTTGGGGCAATGTATGTGAGCTATGCGCTGGCTGTTGGAGAAATGGTAGCTACTTTTTTTATTTCCAGATTGTTTGTTACAAGTTTAGTACACAGCCTTTTGTTTATCGTTGCGACAGCATTTCTGTTATGCACGATTAATTTCAGATATTCAAGGCTGTTATGGATTTATATGTTTGACAGCAAGGCTAAGGTCAATTAGTGTAGGATAGCAGTAATTTGTAAGGGGTTTTCGCCACAGATTAAAATAATTTTCACAGATTGGATTAGCGGCTTTGCGAGAGAATAGTTGCTCGCAAAGCCGCAAAGTCGCAAAACACTATGGTTTACTAGAATCTTTTTGATGCAAAGTTTCTCATAATTTTTAGAATCATCCTAATCTGTGTAATCTGTGGCATTGAATACCAACAGATTTTAGAAATCACACTAATTAGCCCTCTTGGTTTTTTTCTTGAATTTTCTGCCATACCAGATTAAAAATCCTGTTACAGGTAACATGCCGCAGATAAAGCTTGCAATGAAAGCGATTATTTTTCCGGGAATTCCAAGAATTGCCCCAACATGCAGGTCATAGTTAGCCGTAATTAATTTTTCTCCGAAATTTTTTTGGGAATGGTTTCTGTTCAATAGAATCTCTCCGGATTTTTGGTCAAAACGCATTTCATGTGAAACATAATAAGTGTTTTCGTTTTGCTGGACATAAACATCCATAGTTGCTAAAGAATCGGCAGGTTTTCTTAAGCTGAAAGCATCGGCATCGGGATAAGCCAGTTTTGCTTTTTCGAGAACGGCCTCCATTGCATTGGAAATTTTCGGAAGATTTTTATCCGCTTCTTTTGTTACGACTTCCGGCCGTTCAGTTGTGCCGGAACCGGCTACATAAACGGCAGCCTGGAACCATGAAAATGCCCATACCATTCCGGTAAAGGCTATAATTAATGCGATTGTAGCGATATAGAAACCGAAAATATTGTGGATGTCATAATTTTTTCTTCTCCAATTTGTGGTTTCTTTCCATTGGAATTTAAAACGCTGCTTGCGTGCGGCTTTGTTTTTGGGCCACCATAAAATAATTCCGGTAATGAGCATGATGACAAAAATGAATGTGGACCAGCCCACAATCTGTTGTCCAAGACCTACCTCCAGCAAAAGACTCCAATGGATAAATTTCACAATATTGAAAAAGTCCATTTCTTCATCGTAAACCGCCAGAATTTCTCCGGAATAGGGATTTACATAAACCGACTTATAATAGTCAATTGCTCCAAAATAGGTAATTGCATTTTCATTTTTCTTATAGCAGCCAAAAACCCATGTTTTTTCAGGATTGTTAGAAACCTTTACTCTGGAAATTTTAAGATTGTTTCCGATTTTTTTCTGTGTATCGTCCCAAAGCTTTGAAATGGGAATGGGCGCGGATTCCGTTTTGGAAACATACATAACGTCTTTGCGTAGTGCTTCCGTAATCTCGACGCTAAAAACATAAATACAGCCGGTAACGGAAAGCAACAGTACAACCGAGCCTGAAGCCATTCCAAGCCAAAGATGTATTTTCCCAATCCAATGCTTAAAGCTGTATTTGTTTTTCTTCTTTGCCACAGATTATTTTTTTGCCTTTTTGTTTCTTCTTCCCCAGAAAATTATAAATCCAGTAACTGGCAGGGCAGCCGCAAGCAAGCTGAGTATAAAAGCAATTATTTTTCCGGTCAGGCCAAAGTATTGTCCGGTATGCAATCCGTAATTCATTTCCTGTAACTGTGTTCCGGGACTTTTATTTTCGTATAAATCCGTATTCAGGAGTTCTCCGGTTTTTGGATGAAAATACAGATTGGACTGATGGTCAAAATCCAGAGCATCCGGATAAGAGCCTGTTATGATTGCTGATTTTTCACCCTGATACCATACAAAAAACATTTCGTCGTTTGGTTTGGCTTTATAAGCTTGTGAAAGGGCAATATCCATTGGATTGGCTTTTGTATTTGGTACCAATGTAGAATCGATTGCCGGTGAAAAGTCATCATTTGGATATTCCTGTCCAAGGTTTCCAACAAAGTACATCGTTTTATGCATCCACTCATAAGAAAATGTCAGTCCTGTCAGCGCAATTACCAATACGAATAGCGAGATGTAGAATCCGGTTACATTATGCCAGTCATAATTCACGCGTCGCCATTTGGCTTTCCATTTAATCCGGATTCTGTTTTTTAAGTCCTTACGTTTTTTGGGCCACCATAAAATAATTCCTGAAATAAGCATGATGATAAAAACAATTGTTGCTATTCCAACAACATGCTTTCCAATTTCCGGTGGTAGCCAGAGATGCATATGGAGGTCTTCTATAATGGCAAAAAAATCATCTTCTATGCTTTCCTGTTTTAAAAAAGCACCGGAATAAGGATTAAAATATAAATTATAAGGTTTGTTGCCAATAGATGAATAAACAATGGCGGGTCTGTCTTTTCCGTAAAAAACAACCATGTCGGCAGTGGCTTCCGGAAACATTGTTTTGGCTTTCGACTGTAATTCTGAAGCTAAAATATAAGATTTGTCCTCGATGTTTACTTTTCTGTAATCTCTTGTCAGATCTTTGATTTCATCGTGAAAACAGAAAATAGAACCAGTGATACTCACTATAAACACAATAAGCCCGGAGGTGAGTCCGAGCCATTTGTGTAAGAATCTTATATTTTTTTTAAAACCCATTTAGAATTTATACGAAACGCTTCCCATGAAGGTTCTTGGAGCCTGTACGTTAATTGTAGTATAACCGTTAAAATACAATTCATCTGTCAGGTTGTTTATTTTTAGGGAAAGCCTGTATTTTGGCTGGTCATAATACAATGCCGCATTAATAACCGCGTAGGATGGCAAAGAGAATGTCTGTACGTCGGCACTATTTCCTGAACCCGTAGGATTTCTGTTATAAATAAACATCTTATCCGCATAATTACCTCCAAAACCAAAGCCCAGACCTTTCATTTTGGTTGTCTGCAAACTGTAGCTAATCCAATAGTTAATCATGTTTTCCGGACCTGCTGTTTCTGGTCTAAGGCCGTTTACATTAGGAGCAGCATTGTTGATTTTGCTGTTGTTGAACGCATAACCAATGATAAAGTTCAATCCCGGAATTGGGTTGGCAGTAATTTCTGCTTCAAAACCTTTGCTGGTCTGGTTACCGTCCTGAACGCTGGTATTGGCTAATTGTCCGGCTCTAAGAATGTCTTTAACTTCAATATTATAATAGCTGAAAGAAGCACTTAGCTTATTTTGGAACGTATTGATTTTTACTCCGGCTTCAAACTGGTTGGCCTGTTCCGGGTCAAAAGCTTTTAGTTGCGGAGTTCCGTTTACATCAGCCAATTGGTAACCAATGTTTTTAAAACTGTTCTGGTAATTTCCGAAAACAGAAACCTGATCTTTTACGATTTGATATACGGCACCAAATTTTGGAGACAGTGCATTTTGGGAGAAAGCACCGGATGTTGTATTGGCAGCCGGGTCAAAATTTCCATCGTTGTTATAATGGTCAAAACGTAAGGCTGCTGAAAGAATCAATCTGTCGGTAACATTAATTACATCAGAAATATAGGCACTGTATGTTGTTAGTGAGTTATGGGTCTTGTAATGCGTTCCCTGCGCAAACAAAGCTTCTGTGGCTTGTGGTGTGAAGTTGTAATAATTGTCGTTAGGTCCTGCATAATTTACCGTGTCAAAGTAAAAGAAGGTAGGAAGGTATCCATAACCTACTTTGCTTTCCATACGGTAGATGTCGCCACCAAGCAGGAATCTGTGTTTCATTCCAAAAAGGTCAAATTCTCCGTTGAAGTTTTGCTGGAATTCGATGATGTTGTCTCTACCATCAATATTCCATACGTTTCTTGACATTTCATTATTACCCAACAGGTAGAACCAGGTTTGTGGTCCTACAGACTGATTGGAGCTGGTGCTGAATACAGACTGTGATTTCCAGTTGTCAGACATTTGGTAGTTAGCCTCAGCAAAAATATTGGCTGTTTTGGTATTCATCATAAATTCATCGCCTACAAATGAACGTTTCCAGTTCATTTTAATATCAGTGGCACTGTGAAGACCTAAACTGTTTGGAGTTTTGTCAAATGGAATGTAAATTAAAGGCATTGATGAAGCATCAACATTCGATAATTCTGCATCAATAGAGATGGAAAGTTTTTCATTGACCTGATAAGAGAATGATGGCGCAAAAAAGTAGCTTCTTGTATGGCCATAATCCTGAAAAGTATTGGCATTATTATAAGCCGCATTTACTCTTAGCAAAGCAGTATTGTCATCATTGATAGGAGTATTAATATCAGCAGTGATTCGGTTTAATC
This portion of the Flavobacterium lindanitolerans genome encodes:
- a CDS encoding helix-turn-helix domain-containing protein yields the protein MEMISVLDISQLKLGEGQKDFYVNRIPPHIAENHSKITRPHKHNSYLTILFTKGSGRHEIDFNSYEIKPGSLFVLAPGKTHHWELSEDIDGYIFSHTANFYDLHYSHNRLHQFPFFYSIQNTPFLALDSENSKKTEHLFRKLLDEYESAKNFQQQLIISYIDIIYIELSRLYLIENAPKIIKSGAYSEKFQQFEDLIEKNYITEKSPSQYADWMNISPKHLNRITKTIIGKTASEVITDRIILEAKRRFLHTKNNFSAIAESLGYDDYAYFSKLFKKSSGLTPTGFLKLY
- a CDS encoding DUF983 domain-containing protein, whose product is MSFLKNVIQNKCPHCGKGKVFKTNGNPFLFQMPEMHPECSECGHKFVKEPGFFFGAMYVSYALAVGEMVATFFISRLFVTSLVHSLLFIVATAFLLCTINFRYSRLLWIYMFDSKAKVN
- a CDS encoding PepSY-associated TM helix domain-containing protein; translation: MAKKKNKYSFKHWIGKIHLWLGMASGSVVLLLSVTGCIYVFSVEITEALRKDVMYVSKTESAPIPISKLWDDTQKKIGNNLKISRVKVSNNPEKTWVFGCYKKNENAITYFGAIDYYKSVYVNPYSGEILAVYDEEMDFFNIVKFIHWSLLLEVGLGQQIVGWSTFIFVIMLITGIILWWPKNKAARKQRFKFQWKETTNWRRKNYDIHNIFGFYIATIALIIAFTGMVWAFSWFQAAVYVAGSGTTERPEVVTKEADKNLPKISNAMEAVLEKAKLAYPDADAFSLRKPADSLATMDVYVQQNENTYYVSHEMRFDQKSGEILLNRNHSQKNFGEKLITANYDLHVGAILGIPGKIIAFIASFICGMLPVTGFLIWYGRKFKKKTKRAN
- a CDS encoding PepSY-associated TM helix domain-containing protein: MGFKKNIRFLHKWLGLTSGLIVFIVSITGSIFCFHDEIKDLTRDYRKVNIEDKSYILASELQSKAKTMFPEATADMVVFYGKDRPAIVYSSIGNKPYNLYFNPYSGAFLKQESIEDDFFAIIEDLHMHLWLPPEIGKHVVGIATIVFIIMLISGIILWWPKKRKDLKNRIRIKWKAKWRRVNYDWHNVTGFYISLFVLVIALTGLTFSYEWMHKTMYFVGNLGQEYPNDDFSPAIDSTLVPNTKANPMDIALSQAYKAKPNDEMFFVWYQGEKSAIITGSYPDALDFDHQSNLYFHPKTGELLNTDLYENKSPGTQLQEMNYGLHTGQYFGLTGKIIAFILSLLAAALPVTGFIIFWGRRNKKAKK
- a CDS encoding TonB-dependent receptor codes for the protein MNKLIITLTIVLFSAITFAQNGTLNGRVVSTDNTPLESVTVTVNGTRFGTQTGTDGKFEIQNIKPGDYTLKIAFVGYTSKEVAFTITENAITTLENISLNSKNETLAEVVITGNINRYTKAESNYVSKMPIKNLENAQVYSVVTKELMKDQLVVNQDEALKNIPGLYQLWASTGRVGDGGSYFSSRGFITQSLLRNGIAGKITNNVDASNLERLESIKGPSATLFGSLLTSYGGLINRVTKKPYDNFGGEISYQAGSFGLNRITADINTPINDDNTALLRVNAAYNNANTFQDYGHTRSYFFAPSFSYQVNEKLSISIDAELSNVDASSMPLIYIPFDKTPNSLGLHSATDIKMNWKRSFVGDEFMMNTKTANIFAEANYQMSDNWKSQSVFSTSSNQSVGPQTWFYLLGNNEMSRNVWNIDGRDNIIEFQQNFNGEFDLFGMKHRFLLGGDIYRMESKVGYGYLPTFFYFDTVNYAGPNDNYYNFTPQATEALFAQGTHYKTHNSLTTYSAYISDVINVTDRLILSAALRFDHYNNDGNFDPAANTTSGAFSQNALSPKFGAVYQIVKDQVSVFGNYQNSFKNIGYQLADVNGTPQLKAFDPEQANQFEAGVKINTFQNKLSASFSYYNIEVKDILRAGQLANTSVQDGNQTSKGFEAEITANPIPGLNFIIGYAFNNSKINNAAPNVNGLRPETAGPENMINYWISYSLQTTKMKGLGFGFGGNYADKMFIYNRNPTGSGNSADVQTFSLPSYAVINAALYYDQPKYRLSLKINNLTDELYFNGYTTINVQAPRTFMGSVSYKF